The proteins below come from a single Papaver somniferum cultivar HN1 chromosome 11, ASM357369v1, whole genome shotgun sequence genomic window:
- the LOC113322532 gene encoding transmembrane 9 superfamily member 3-like — protein sequence MAREMRLVRMKSFMIFLVIFVIMVGNGESSLDNHVYGFGDHVPLFANKIGPLNNPSETYQFFDLPFCSPDTIIPQKESLGEVLNGDRLTNSPYELRFRENKDMVTLCKKRLTRYDVAQFRDAIKNEFYFQMYYDDLPLWAFIGKVEEQSWISNVTGPRYYLFKHVDFDVLYNENQVIEVRALSNPSYAVDITDNVETEVQFTYSVLWNATSKQFRNRMDKYSRSSLLPEHLQVHWFSVINSVAIVALLTGFLLTLFLRTLKNDIMRYSGGDEEADMEEVGWKHLHGDVFRYPPRASLLCAILGSGTQLLTLVFFIFILAFVGVLYPFAHGALFSSLVMIYALTAVVAGHTAASFHSQLAGAEWTRSVLLTGILFLGPVLVIFSILNTVAISYRATSALPFGTMVVIFLIWALITIPLLILGGIIGYTFRSEFQAPCATKRVPSEIPQLVWYRRAPAQMFLGGLLPFSAIFIELHYIYTSLWGHKIYTIHSILFITFIILIILTGILTAGLTYFQLSAEDHTWWWRSVFCGGSASIFMYCYSIYFYNQSSMSGFLQFSFFFGYNACICYAFFLILGTVGFRASLLFVRHIYHAVKLE from the exons ATGGCGAGAGAGATGAGACTCGTGAGAATGAAGtcgttcatgattttcttagtgATTTTTGTGATTATGGTTGGGAATGGAGAAAGTTCATTGGATAATCATGTGTATGGTTTTGGAGATCATGTACCTTTGTTTGCCAACAAGATTGGTCCATTGAATAATCCAAG TGAGACATACCAGTTCTTCGACTTGCCGTTCTGCAGTCCAG ATACCATTATCCCACAGAAGGAGTCTCTTGGGGAGGTGTTAAATGGTGATCGTTTGACCAACTCCCCATATGAACTGAGATTTAGGGAGAACAAAGATATGGTCACCCTTTGCAAGAAGCGGCTGACAAGATATGATGTCGCTCAGTTTAGGGATGCCATCAAGAATGAATTTTATTTCCAGATGTATTATGATGATCTTCCATTGTGGGCGTTTATAGGGAAAGTTGAGGAACAGTCATGGATCTCTAATGTTACAGGACCCCGGTATTATCTCTTTAAACATGTTGATTTTGATGTTCTTTACAATGAGAACCAAGTGATAGAAGTGCGTGCTCTCAGTAACCCAAGTTATGCTGTGGATATAACTGACAATGTGGAAACTGAAGTTCAGTTCACTTATTCAGTTTTGTGGAATGCAACATCAAAACAGTTTCGGAACCGGATGGACAAGTATTCACGATCTTCGTTACTTCCAGAGCACTTACAGGTTCATTGGTTCTCAGTCATTAATTCAGTTGCTATTGTGGCACTCTTAACAGGGTTTCTTCTTACACTGTTTTTGCGGACCCTCAAGAATGATATTATGAG ATATTCTGGGGGAGATGAAGAAGCAGACATGGAGGAGGTTGGCTGGAAGCACCTTCACGGGGATGTGTTTAGATATCCTCCACGAGCATCCTTGTTATGTGCAATCCTAGGGTCTGGTACACAGCTTTTGACCCT agtgttcttcattttcattcTGGCGTTTGTTGGTGTTCTTTATCCTTTCGCCCATGGAGCGCTCTTTTCTTCACTTGTTATGATTTATGCTCTCACAGCTGTGGTTGCTGGGCACACTGCTGCTTCATTTCACTCTCAGCTGGCAGGAGCAGAATGG ACAAGAAGTGTTCTTTTGACCGGCATCTTATTCCTTGGTCCTGTGCTTGTGATCTTCTCTATCCTGAATACAGTTGCCATATCTTATAGGGCCACATCTGCACTTCCGTTTGGCACCATGGTGGTCATTTTTCTAATATGGGCCCTCATCACAATTCCCTTGCTCATCTTGGGAGGAATCATTGGGTATACTTTCAGATCTGAATTCCAAGCACCTTGTGCTACCAAGAGAGTGCCGTCAGAAATACCTCAATTAGTATGGTACAGGAGGGCCCCTGCACAAATGTTTCTAGGAGGTCTCCTACCATTTAGTGCCATCTTCATCGAGTTGCACTACATATATACAAGCTTGTGGGGACATAAGATCTACACTATACACAGCATTCTATTCATAACATTCATAatcctcatcatcctcactgGAATCTTGACTGCTGGGCTGACATACTTTCAACTTTCTGCGGAGGACCATACATGGTGGTGGAG ATCTGTTTTTTGTGGGGGTTCTGCTTCAATATTCATGTACTGTTATAGCATTTACTTCTATAACCAGTCaagcatgagtggcttcttgcAATTCTCCTTCTTTTTCGGCTACAATGCTTGTATATGCTATGCTTTCTTCCTGATTCTTGGTACCGTTGGTTTCCGTGCTTCATTGCTGTTTGTTCGCCATATTTACCATGCAGTCAAGCTGGAGTAG